DNA from Mustela nigripes isolate SB6536 unplaced genomic scaffold, MUSNIG.SB6536 HiC_scaffold_1892, whole genome shotgun sequence:
tgggaaaactggacagctatatgcagaagaatgaaactcaaccattctcttacaccatacacaaagataaactcaaaatggatataagacctcaatgtgagacaggaacccaccagaatcctagaggagaacctaGGCAGTAACtccttcaatatcagccacagcaacttctttcaagatatgtctccaaaggcaaaggaaaaaaagcgaagatgaacttttgggacttcatcaagatcaagacttcatcaagatcttCATCAAGATCAAGCCCCCACTGAGGTGGGGGCTGTGGTGAGAAGACTGGGGGCCCTGAACTGAAGAGGGGGTGCACCGGAGATGTGAGTGTTGTGGGCCCAGAGGCTCCCTACTCTGGAAAGGGATGGAGCTGGTAGCCAAAAGAGCCTCCCAGGTTTAAGGCAGTGGTAAGTGTGAGTCCTGATGATGGTGTGGGGAAGGGCGGTGTTTGGCAGGAAGGGGAGGCCTCTCTCCTGGCAGGAAACTGAGCtatgggaagagggaggagaatgtGGCAGCTGCAGAGGCTGGTGGCAGCCAGATGTGGCAGAGCGGCTGCTGCCAGCAGTGAGGCTAAGGGCCCTTGAGTCCAGTGCTGGGGACACTGCATCAATCCGCTTCACCTTCCTCACTGCCCTCCAATACACGCTTCTCCTCTATGGATCCTACCCTTTCAGCTTGTGCAAACACCCAACCCATCGTCTGCTGATTCTTTTTCCACCACAAGCTCACAGCAGAGGCAGTGCAACAAGGTGTCCCATTTGGGCACATGAGGCCCTTGATCCCCGGACGTGGGGAGGTGGGCACTGGACTAGAAAACTGGAGGATGGGGGTTGTTGGGTGCCCGACGGGAAAATTGGCGTTGCTGCACATGACAGGTAATGAGGGACACTAAGAAAGGTAATTTGGGGACTGtggtgtgtgttttggggggagCTGAAGAGTACCTGAATGATGTATAAAGATAggcatgaaaatatattttttgtaggCACTCAGCAGAAATATGGAGATTACCAGGAAGAGACATGAAGGAGATATGAACACCAGGCACATGGATGGGAGGCAAAAGGGATGAAGAATAGATGGCAATGGGAAAGAAACTAGGGGAGTGACAACATTAGTAGAAATGGAGTAATGGGGTGAGGGCtaagaaatggtaaatatttgtGTTTGGTGTGGGGACTCTAGTATGGCAACAGAGGACAGGCATTATGCAAAGAATCTGCTCCATCTGTGGCCTCAAACCACTGCAACCACCACAACCACCTCCTCCCTAATCCTGCAGCACAACCAAAGAATCCTTGAGGGAGGGCACTGAAGGCAAATACACAGTAGTATTTTGATATCCAGTATTCCTGCTGGGCACATCTGAATAACTTGGGCAGAATGCACCTGGTGCCCAGAGAATTTGTAATACAGAGGGGGAAGAGCTCACACTATAATATGCCAAATGTTTCTCCTTAGCCTCTTTCCACCTCCTGCAGGTATGAAGACCCTTCACAAAAAGGCAGCTACAGGGCAGCAAACAAGGGAAACTGTTGAACATCACATTGGATCTgcaaatataaggaagaaaaatacctgTCAAAAGAAACAGAGGGGCAGACCTTCGTCCCAACCCCAAAGGAACACAGTGGGCTGCAGAATTTCACATGGATGGAAAGAAGGCAATTATCCCATCACCCAGTGGAAAGGAACCGTTCTGGATCAGGTGCCTATCAATCCTTCTCTTTACCTGGTCAAATATGATGGAATTGACTGTGTCTATGGACTGGAACTTCATAGAGATGAAAGGATTTTAATGCTTAAAATC
Protein-coding regions in this window:
- the LOC132008884 gene encoding spindlin-2-like isoform X2, producing the protein MKTLHKKAATGQQTRETVEHHIGSANIRKKNTCQKKQRGRPSSQPQRNTVGCRISHGWKEGNYPITQWKGTVLDQLLDDYREGDLHIFPETSESPPAEREPEGVIYGLIGKHVEYTKEDGSKSTGNVIHQVKA